Part of the Sebastes umbrosus isolate fSebUmb1 chromosome 3, fSebUmb1.pri, whole genome shotgun sequence genome is shown below.
attttattcagcTGGTTGTGAAATGAAACTGCACAGCAGTGAATGCATTAAAACCCTTTTGAGTTAACTGACCTGACAATCTCGAGCCAAGTCACACTGCAGGGCGCTGATGGTGACCTGTTTAGACTCGAATATTTCCTAGAAGCAGGAAAAacactttcacatttttgttcTTGAAGCtcacacaaatataaaaaaaaaatcttaaagggTATGCTGATAACATTTCTATGTAGAcgaatcattaaaaaaaaaaaaaaaatacatctacagagcttttcgaaaggtgccaaataaaagtatggcttttccaaaaaaatgccgatttgtgaattaatcatttaaaaaaattgatgggtccaaaattaatgttttatataatgattattatgattattttaaacttttaagaaattgtttataaaaaatataaatattacatagatagaccagatatttgtaacactttgttaatgctTAATAATTGGTTATAAACaatatttggatggctattataaagttgcaactgatgattataataaatTGTTAAAGTGGTTAATAAATAcgttgtaaagcatctataaacataatttagatagatagttaatactttgtcaatggttaataatcgtCCCATCTGTCtatatgtttatagatgttttacaaacaattttttttaaagtttacaagtcatttggtaattattaacGAAAACTTTGAtgaaatatagtatataaaatgttataatgtgtacaacaataaaccGTTAATAGtgtactaatgtaatcagaatgtaattatcGTCttttatcagctatgatacaatatataatctgtaaactaattatttcatcttACATAAACtactgataaaataacaaaaattagGGCATTACTAacaattagtaaacattaattatcatttcattgtttgttaacagtaaaataactattgacaagtttaattaactatcaatttaccatttataaatgatggttattataaggTGTTaccaaatattctgcttcaatccatatttgttggtgtttagcctttccaGAATAAACTTAGTGGAAATGATACGTGCGTATAAAACCGTACCTCAAGTTTGTTTGAGGGATTGCTGCCGGCAGTTTGGTCGACGTTGGAGGCCGAGAGTGCGACGCAGAGCTGAGCTTCCTTCTTTTCCACAGTTTCTGTCAGCGCTGACAACTTTCTCTCCAGCATCAACTCCTTCAGTCCGCTCTTCTGCTGAACGTCCAGGACAGCCTCCGTCTGCCTCTTCAACAGATCATCGCGTTCCTGCTGAACCTGACGAAAGCATTCATGTGAATACCTGCCGGGCTGAACGAAGGTAAAACGTGACTCAATGATAACTCAATGATAGTTTACCTTCTGAGacgcctgcagcagcagctcgtgCTTCACCATCAGGTCTCTCTGCTCCATTTCAATGACCTTCACTCGAGCTCTAGTCATCTGTCAGACACATTATCAGCAGGTTGAAGGAAAATCattaggttttatttttttgtggggTTCATAGTTTCTCCATCATTTCAGCCAGTTATAACATTTTAATAGTTCATGTCAGTgtgctttcatttattttgaataaatcATCCATTTAACTGTAAAACAGTCAGAGACAACTACAGTAGGTGTGGCAGGTAAcagaccaacaggcaacaacagctgtcagtgtgctgacttgactatgacttgccccaaactgcatgtgattatcataaagtatgcatgtatgtaaaggggagactcgtgggtacccatagaacccattttcattcacatatcttgaggtcagaggtcaagggacccttttgaaaatggccatgccagtttttcctcaccaaaacttagcataagtttggagtgttatttagcctccttggttGGTaataatggattccttaggtttttctagtttcatatgatgccagtatcttcactcaaccTCCGAACAATgtattgcgttaatgcgtttaagaaattagtggcgttaaaacaaatttgcattaactttgacatccgTAGAAATCAGCTTACTTTTTCATTTAATATATTTGTACCTAAGTTAAGATAGTGATGTTCAATGTGTCATGATGCTTTCTGAACTCTGTGCAGTGAACGCACCGCCATCTTCTCCTTGGTCTGGTTGTAGTCTTGCAGCTCTTTTTCGAGCTCGGACCGCTTCTGTTGGGCTTCCTGCAGAGACTCACTCAGGCGTTTGTTCTCCTGCTCAGCTGCTGAAAACTCTTTGTCTACTCGCGCCTGCAGCTTCGTCGCCTCTGCAAGTTGTTcctaaagaaacaaacaaacaaaccgtgTGGCACATAAAACAAGAGACACCTAAAAAACTACTTCATTCGAGTTTTTTGAACATCTTCACGTCAAAGTTTATGAGTCGTGGTTAGTACAACTCAAAAATTCTCAAAAATGAATGTGATGTGTTACTTTGTGATCcgaataaaatacaaaatgtttgtGACTTTTACGGTAGCTACAGGAACCCCTTTAGAGCAAAATAACTATTTGCAAACTGCGATTATTTGATGGTGGACAAtaatatttgtgtgtaaataGACCACTATTACTGTaagaaatgtctaaaaaaaactctcaaataaatacaattaatttaATTCTAGTCTGGACAGAAGGTGCAAAATGCTAAAACATCTTTATGAaacaattaaaattaattggAAGTATATGtactatgtgtatatatatatatatatatatatatatatatatatatatatatataagaataataataaaagtgatttttatgGTAGCTCCACAAACTTGTTTCTGTGAGAGCAAAAGAACTATTTGCAAATTGGGATTATTTGAAGGTGGAGACTAATGTATGTCTTAAAACCTGATAGGCTGAAGTAGACCCAGTGATTATTTGTGCATAAATTCACCTATTTTACTGTAAGAAAATCTTATAAATTCTCaaataattacaaataataGGACAATAAATTTGGGCCGAAGATGCAAAAATTCTAAAACATCTTTATGAAAcaattaaaatgcaaaatatataagtataatataAGTGAATTTTACTTTAGCTTGTCTGTGTGAGCAAAAAACTATTTGAgaacaagttattttttttaaattataaaataatttgttaattttattATCTATATGTAGTTATGAACAATAATGGCCTTCTGTGAACGTTAATAGTATGACCCATCTAGAGTACAAACACTGTTGACTCCAAATAAAGTGAAACTACATCAACCATTTCACATTTATggcattaaatgtttttacaagGGATAAAGTGAAAGTTTAATGAAGCCAGTGTGGACACACAGCTATTATACCTGCTAGTTTACAAACCAAGAAATTCATACTGGCTTTAGATAgggacattcatgttttcacgttggccaccatagttctcctactcGCTTTggacacaggagaagtttcagttggttgcaatctgcaacctcaccacttgATGCCGCcaaaatcctacatactgcacctttaaggtcCTGTAGAAACACTTCTTGTgagtttttatttgttgtactTTGAGCTGTTAGTCCTCTGAGTTTCTGCTCATCTATTCAGTTTGcggcttttcttttctttctgtggtGAGTCTGTAACGTCTCTTACCTTCAGCACCTTCTGATCCGCCAGCACTTTAATTTGAATAGCAGAGTAGTACTCCTCAGCGCCTCTGAGAGTTCGGTCGTGGTCTTCTATCAGAGTCAAAACGCGACTTTCCATTCTGTTGTCGAGCTCGTTGACCTCAGCCCGCCGCTTTTTGCCCCCCATTACGATCGTTGTCTCCATTTTCCTGCCAAATTTCACCTCCATCTCTATTTGAATTTCAACAGAGGggaaaatgtttatttcagtttatgacagcAGTTTTTGAATGAAACTCAGAATTTGTGTTCATTCACCTCTGATTCTTCTGTCATAGTTGTTTGTCAGCTCCATAAACTCCACCTGGTGTTTCTGATGAGAATCAAAAGGCGACATGTCTGTGGTAAGAGACAACTGTAAAAActcaaatgtaataataaagccAGACTCACCAGCTTGAGCTCCTTGATGAAGTTTTCGTTGTGGAGCTTCCTCTCTCTGAAGTCCGACTGCAGGCCGTGCACTTCTCTCCGCAGCCCAAGCTCTGACTGCGTGTGCTGGTTCTGCATCAGCGAGGTCGAGGCCACGCCGTCCATCTTCAGCCCAGAGATCGTGTTGTGTTGTTCAGACAGGACATGCTTCAGCTTCTGCTTGTAAACCTGGACACCAAACCATCAGTCAAATGTGATTTAGTGTTAAAAGATTCAACATACTCAATTTATTCAGTTGAATAATGTAGTCTTGTCctgttgtgatttttttttacacaaaaaactcctagaaatgtaaatgataagtatgttttatttttacacaaaaaactacTAGAAAAAGTAAatgataaatatgtttttttctggaaCCACTGAATTAAATGTAACGCTGCCTTTGATTTAACATCATAATTCAACAGTATATGAAAAGTAAAGAATAATTAAAGAACATTTTTGCTGTTGAAGTCAACTGAGTGGATACATATAAAAGAATATACAGTCTGCAGATTTGAGCAGCACAGACCTGGGAAACAATAAATAGGATGtataaaacaaagtaaatgtatttattaatttgtatatttacttttttttttaaggattttgATTGTCTTTCAattttcttttggttttggttaCTTTTTGTTTCTCTAAAACTTGCCAGTATATAATCAAagatacaatttaaaaaactaatttatGAAATATTCCAGTAAAATCCAGGGGGAAAAAAGTATAatttgtggctgtgtgtgtgtgtgtgtgtgtgtgtgtgtgtgtgtgtgtgtgtatgtatgtgcagcTCACAGTGATCTCCGATCGGTGGCGCTCCTGtgcctcatctctctccctgtgtCTGTTCCTCAGCCcggccttctcctcctccaggttcCTCTTGGAGATTTCCCAGAAGGCTTGGATCTTGTCCCTCTCCAGCTGGAAGTAGCTCCTCTCCTCCCGCTCTCTGTCCAGCTCCTCCCGGAGGCGGACGATGTGCTCCTCCAGCTGAAAGGTCACAGAcaatttgtgtcagttttgcGGGGTCAGAATAGATGAGTTTTCCTTCACACAGCAGAGGATGGCGGCACCGTGCAGCATACACAATAAGAGCCCGCCAATCAGTGCTCCTGTACAGCCCTACTTCTTTATACCCATTTGAGTTCAACCTAGGGCTGGGCTGAGAAAACCAAATATCAAAATAGATATTACCAGATACCTTGATAGCAATATTGCAACAATATTGTAGagttgaccattggtgcttccacaaaatatttgtacaatgagatttttttataaataatcagTATGTGGATATAAtaactaagtgggtaaaggcaaataatagaacagctaaaactaatgcagcctttaaaaccaggaaaagacaacactgagAGTCACACTTCTCACCATTACTCTACTGATACACTCGTGCCAACattgggtcacaaactttctcattgtacagctaaacagtacactataagatgtttctgaaaatatttgaggtgagaaatagaaatttcagtaacagaatactgattcatatttgatcagggcTGCCATttaatcagagtttgtgagtgattgacagctgctcagagacggcaggctccaggtcagctctgattggttgttttcctccggtctgtgaaatcttggagatgccattaggagcaccagaggacaccagaggcatATGATtttgattacctgtctcatacactactgtcaggatatagtgaccaatttataaaaataacttttttaaatcatatttgctccatttctacccacagCAGCTCTGAGTAAGACAGACATTTATCTCAGTTTAACAGTCTGTTTAAAGCAACGGGGTTCAAAACTGCTCAACAGCTGTTTTCTCAGTGAAAACAGTGTTTTCTGTCGGCCACTAAAATGCTCTCTTTGTGGTCCAGTACAAATCATTTACAGGTCCAGAGAGTAAGCtgtaatcagtggtggaagatgtattcagatcctttacttcagtaaaagtactaataacttactgtgaaaatactccattacaagtaaaagtcctgcattcaaaaccttacctAAATGTATATAAGTATTAACagtacaatatactgaaagtattaaaagtaaaggtactcattgtgcagtaaaatgttccctgtcataAATCTTATGTGTGATACCAAAAGTATAGCTcatgaggaggagaaacaaTGTTGGCACGAGTGTATTAGTAGAGTAATGGTGAGAAGTTAGGGAGATAATCAGTAATAAAAGATCTggagcaaaaagaaaaacaagcttGGGGCATCTTTATTTGTGATTGAACCAGAGCTGGGCAATATCATTTACTTTAACACAGTTTGACAGCTTTGATGCTAAAGTCAGCTAAGCTCAGCAGCTCTGACCTGATCCTTGGACATCTCATCCGTTGAGAGACCGTCCACCACGGCTGAAGACTTCCCCTTCGCAGACTTTTTGCTTTTAGTCTTGGGTGGCTggagagaaaacacatcatttagCTAGCTATAGCTACACCATTAAAAGCACTGTATCTGTCTGATGCTAAGCTACCTCATGCTAACTCTATTCCAACAACAATACTGTAATATAAAAAGAGAGATTACATTACTCACCATCGTGAAATATCGTGCAAGCTCACAAAATGTGGTTCAAATGTAGTTAAACAGCAGTTAAACAGTAGTTAGACAGTAGTTAGCCTGTCAGCTGGACGAGCAGCAGAGTGTCAACAAGGGGCGCTGTCATGGCAACGTGTTCTTTTCttcaaataaaactttattgagtGACATTCTGCACAATTTACAATCCTGAGATCAGGGAGGAGAAGGCAGTGTGCAGGAATACACatataaaataagaacaaaaaaacaatacattataacttttaaaaaaaggccaataaagaatacatataaataagaaaGAGAATACGAACAAATTTATAGCTTTATAATTCCAACAAATTTATAATTCCTCTTAAGTGTTGAGAAAATCCTCCTACTTCTTCagctaaataaactatttaaaaagcctcttggatcagctggaaaattcatcatcacaaagctgaaaacaggctgtttttctgacaccatgaaaagttgactttttagagattcatggttctcacaggacagcgacaCCACAAACATATGATGCTCTTATAGatcatgatgcattgctgtagatgaaactacccaacagtatataaaggagttcAAATTAGCACAACCTTAAAcatcagcagtaaaatgcaacatacacattaatgcagcagtaatattaatccagaaacatcacatataacagtaaaacactgacagggaagattttactgcacaatcaatacttgtacttttcatatttttgctgataatacttaggctacatacttttacttaagtaaggttttgaatgcaggatttttacttgcagtggagtattttcacagtgtgatattactacttttatttcGGTAAataatctgaatacttcttccactactgctcTACTCCTgaagctgtcagactccacaaccagcactgctcccagtagaccacttaacacttacacaccaaaaactgacaataacctgatattttcaggcgGACTTTCATCTAATTCTCACCtttgcaatatcattttccacttgtgcaattttgttaatagtctgtttgttgtcaatactgtatatactgctcctatttttatacttccttctatttaaatggttcatattttgttacactttgtttagctcttttttactgtgttagctgatgcatcttgttttttgcactatcccctttgctgctgtacactgcaaatttccccactgcgggactattaaaggaatatcttatcttatctcttatcttatgcaaatattatataaatgtc
Proteins encoded:
- the LOC119485942 gene encoding dynein regulatory complex subunit 4-like, producing MPPKTKSKKSAKGKSSAVVDGLSTDEMSKDQLEEHIVRLREELDREREERSYFQLERDKIQAFWEISKRNLEEEKAGLRNRHRERDEAQERHRSEITVYKQKLKHVLSEQHNTISGLKMDGVASTSLMQNQHTQSELGLRREVHGLQSDFRERKLHNENFIKELKLKHQVEFMELTNNYDRRIREMEVKFGRKMETTIVMGGKKRRAEVNELDNRMESRVLTLIEDHDRTLRGAEEYYSAIQIKVLADQKVLKEQLAEATKLQARVDKEFSAAEQENKRLSESLQEAQQKRSELEKELQDYNQTKEKMAMTRARVKVIEMEQRDLMVKHELLLQASQKVQQERDDLLKRQTEAVLDVQQKSGLKELMLERKLSALTETVEKKEAQLCVALSASNVDQTAGSNPSNKLEEIFESKQVTISALQCDLARDCQEYDDLLQTSKEKLKALGVLMYDFRFRPSKQILG